From Acidobacteriota bacterium, a single genomic window includes:
- the mltG gene encoding endolytic transglycosylase MltG, translating into MKLSRREQLLFVLLIGVAAWALGGAFARFDTQYAGYQGGSAIVVIPAGSSPASVASALGDARVIRSPLTFRWLARWHGVSSKLQAGEYLFDRPQTTSQVIDRLVRGDVLLHRVTIPEGLTGAEALARVAEARLASVRDLEAALRDPAAIRDLDPKAADLEGYLFPETYRFARGTPASRIVAEMVGRFKGAFDASMRARAGELGMTVRQAVTLASLIEKETSLPAERGLVSAVFHNRLRAGMLLQCDPTVIYALVSSGRYRGTLTTSDLSFASPYNTYVSPGLPPGPIASPGRASLEAALHPADSRARYFVADGSGGHHFSETLEEHARAVERWRRIVKRGA; encoded by the coding sequence ATGAAGCTCAGCCGCCGCGAGCAGCTCCTCTTCGTCCTCCTCATCGGCGTGGCCGCGTGGGCGCTGGGCGGCGCCTTCGCGAGGTTCGACACCCAGTACGCCGGCTACCAGGGGGGCTCGGCGATCGTCGTGATCCCTGCGGGCTCGTCCCCCGCGAGCGTCGCCTCCGCTCTCGGCGACGCGCGGGTCATCCGCAGCCCGCTGACCTTCCGCTGGCTCGCGCGCTGGCACGGCGTCTCCTCGAAGCTCCAGGCCGGCGAGTACCTCTTCGATCGCCCGCAGACGACCTCTCAGGTGATCGACCGGCTCGTGCGCGGCGACGTCCTGCTCCACCGCGTGACGATCCCGGAGGGGCTCACCGGCGCCGAGGCTCTCGCGCGCGTCGCCGAAGCGCGCCTCGCGTCGGTGCGGGACCTTGAGGCCGCGCTCCGCGACCCGGCGGCGATCCGGGATCTCGATCCGAAGGCCGCGGACCTCGAGGGGTATCTCTTCCCGGAGACGTACCGGTTCGCGCGCGGCACGCCGGCCTCGCGCATCGTCGCCGAGATGGTGGGGCGGTTCAAGGGGGCGTTCGACGCGTCGATGCGCGCGCGCGCGGGGGAGCTCGGGATGACGGTGAGACAGGCCGTCACGCTCGCCTCGCTCATCGAGAAAGAGACGTCGCTCCCGGCGGAGCGCGGGCTCGTGTCCGCGGTCTTCCACAACCGGCTTCGCGCCGGGATGCTCCTCCAGTGCGATCCCACGGTCATCTACGCCCTCGTTTCGTCGGGGCGCTACCGCGGAACGCTCACGACGTCCGATCTCTCGTTCGCCTCCCCGTACAACACCTACGTCTCCCCGGGGCTCCCGCCGGGCCCCATCGCATCGCCGGGACGCGCGTCGCTCGAGGCCGCGCTCCATCCGGCCGACTCGCGCGCCCGCTACTTCGTCGCGGACGGGAGCGGCGGCCACCACTTCTCGGAAACCCTCGAGGAGCACGCGCGCGCGGTCGAGCGGTGGCGCCGGATCGTGAAGCGCGGCGCATGA
- the ruvX gene encoding Holliday junction resolvase RuvX: MGRLMGVDAGTVRVGIALSDELGVMARPAATIPRRGDRGTAEAIRDLARESGVDRIVVGLPLSMAGGEQASSVDARRLAEAIRVATGLPVITWDERLTTAAAERSLIESGVRRERRREIVDQVAAAVLLQGYLDAGAPPSPAPPVASRDARDPEEGGG; this comes from the coding sequence ATGGGTCGCCTGATGGGCGTGGACGCCGGCACGGTCCGCGTCGGGATCGCTCTCTCGGACGAGCTCGGCGTGATGGCGCGCCCCGCCGCCACCATCCCGCGCCGCGGGGATCGCGGGACGGCCGAGGCGATCCGCGACCTCGCGCGCGAGTCCGGCGTCGATCGCATCGTCGTGGGCCTTCCCCTCTCCATGGCCGGAGGCGAGCAGGCGTCGAGCGTCGACGCGCGCCGTCTCGCCGAGGCGATCCGCGTCGCGACGGGGCTTCCCGTCATCACCTGGGACGAGCGATTGACCACGGCCGCGGCCGAGCGCTCGCTCATCGAGTCGGGGGTGCGCCGCGAGCGGCGCCGCGAGATCGTCGATCAGGTGGCGGCGGCCGTCCTCCTCCAGGGGTATCTCGACGCGGGGGCGCCGCCCTCGCCCGCGCCCCCCGTCGCGTCCCGGGACGCGCGCGATCCCGAGGAGGGAGGGGGATGA
- the maf gene encoding septum formation protein Maf — MILASRSPRRKDLLRVIVSRFAVRPAHVDETPLPHETPESLATRLAKDKALAIARALNPGLARSRAVVIGSDTIVALGDLVLGKPGDDSEARRMLRLLSGRTHRVVTGVAVWSGAERKVRAGRRVTRVVFRKLSAAEIRDYVATGEPADAAGAYQIQGGAARFVLRVDGSYSNVVGLPLDLTARLLARS, encoded by the coding sequence ATCATCCTCGCCTCCCGCTCTCCGCGCCGGAAGGATCTTCTGCGGGTGATCGTCTCCCGCTTCGCCGTCCGCCCCGCGCACGTCGACGAGACGCCGCTCCCCCACGAGACGCCCGAGTCGCTCGCGACGCGCCTCGCGAAGGACAAGGCCCTCGCCATCGCCCGCGCCCTGAATCCCGGCCTCGCCCGCTCCCGCGCCGTCGTGATCGGCTCCGACACGATCGTCGCGCTCGGCGACCTCGTCCTGGGAAAGCCCGGGGACGATTCCGAAGCCCGGCGCATGCTGAGGCTTCTCTCGGGACGGACGCACCGCGTCGTCACCGGCGTGGCGGTGTGGTCCGGCGCGGAGAGGAAGGTCCGGGCCGGACGGCGCGTGACGCGCGTCGTCTTCCGCAAGCTTTCGGCGGCCGAGATCCGCGACTACGTCGCGACCGGGGAGCCGGCCGACGCCGCCGGCGCCTACCAGATCCAGGGAGGCGCGGCCCGCTTCGTCCTCCGCGTCGACGGATCGTACTCGAACGTCGTCGGGCTCCCGCTCGATCTCACGGCGCGGCTCCTCGCGCGGTCTTGA
- a CDS encoding amino acid permease, giving the protein MAKSNLFATKPLKMILAEMEGGQRLRRVLGPVTLTALGIGAIIGAGIFVTTGAIAKETAGPALMLSYVTAGCVCIFAALCYAEFASMVPVAGSAYTYAYATLGELFAWIIGWDLVLEYAVGAATVANGWSGYFQSVLGIFGIKIPHAVAGPMWNYDPSIGHFVSTGSWINLPAVLIVAAMTIVLVVGIKESANFNAVMVFIKLFCVLFVIGVGAFFVKPENWHPFAPYGFTGLKLFGHVFGQADAGGKPMGMLAGAALAFFAYIGFDAVSTQAEEAKKPQRDVPIAIIASLLICTVLYIAVVAVMTGMVNYKDLDISAPIADAFAKVNLPWAQFLIAVGGVAGISSVLLVMMLSQPRILLAMSRDGLLPKGFFAAVHPKFLTPWKSSILTGLFVGSLSAFLPIDVLLMLVNMGTLLAFMIVCAAVLIMRRTHPEAERPFRAPLVPFVPVMGILSCFLLMVSLPSENWLRLFVWLGLGLMIYFGYGRHHSVLAVGRAAGKK; this is encoded by the coding sequence ATGGCGAAGAGCAACCTGTTCGCGACCAAGCCCCTGAAGATGATCCTCGCCGAGATGGAGGGGGGCCAGCGCCTCCGCCGCGTCCTCGGGCCCGTCACGCTGACGGCCCTCGGGATCGGCGCCATCATCGGCGCCGGCATCTTCGTGACGACCGGCGCGATCGCGAAGGAGACGGCCGGACCCGCGCTGATGCTCTCGTACGTGACCGCCGGATGCGTCTGCATCTTCGCGGCCCTGTGCTACGCCGAGTTCGCCTCGATGGTGCCCGTCGCGGGATCGGCCTACACCTACGCCTACGCGACGCTCGGCGAGCTCTTCGCCTGGATCATCGGCTGGGACCTCGTCCTCGAGTACGCGGTCGGCGCCGCCACGGTCGCGAACGGCTGGTCGGGGTATTTCCAATCGGTCCTGGGGATCTTCGGCATCAAGATCCCGCACGCGGTCGCCGGCCCGATGTGGAACTACGACCCTTCGATCGGGCACTTCGTGTCGACCGGCTCGTGGATCAATTTACCGGCGGTCCTGATCGTCGCCGCGATGACGATCGTCCTGGTGGTGGGGATCAAGGAGAGCGCGAACTTCAACGCGGTGATGGTCTTCATCAAGCTCTTCTGCGTCCTCTTCGTCATCGGCGTGGGCGCCTTCTTCGTCAAGCCCGAGAACTGGCATCCCTTCGCCCCCTACGGATTCACGGGCCTCAAGCTCTTCGGCCACGTCTTCGGCCAGGCCGACGCGGGCGGAAAGCCGATGGGAATGCTCGCGGGGGCGGCCCTCGCCTTCTTCGCCTACATCGGCTTCGACGCCGTCTCGACGCAGGCCGAAGAAGCCAAGAAGCCCCAGCGCGACGTGCCGATCGCCATCATCGCGTCGCTCCTCATCTGCACCGTCCTCTACATCGCCGTGGTCGCCGTGATGACGGGGATGGTCAATTACAAAGACCTCGACATCAGCGCGCCGATCGCCGACGCCTTCGCGAAGGTGAACCTCCCGTGGGCGCAGTTCCTGATCGCGGTCGGGGGGGTCGCGGGGATAAGCTCGGTGCTCCTCGTCATGATGCTGAGCCAGCCGCGCATCCTCCTCGCGATGTCGCGCGACGGGCTGCTGCCGAAGGGGTTCTTCGCCGCCGTCCACCCGAAGTTCCTCACGCCGTGGAAATCCTCGATCCTCACAGGGCTCTTCGTCGGGTCTTTGTCGGCGTTCCTTCCGATCGACGTGCTGCTGATGCTCGTCAACATGGGGACGCTCCTCGCGTTCATGATCGTCTGCGCTGCGGTGCTGATCATGCGGCGGACGCACCCCGAGGCGGAGCGGCCGTTCCGGGCTCCTCTCGTCCCCTTCGTGCCCGTCATGGGGATCCTGAGCTGCTTTCTCCTGATGGTCTCGCTGCCGTCCGAGAACTGGCTGCGACTCTTCGTGTGGCTGGGGCTGGGGCTGATGATCTACTTCGGCTACGGCAGGCACCACAGCGTGCTGGCGGTGGGAAGGGCGGCGGGGAAGAAGTAG
- a CDS encoding anti-sigma factor, which translates to MACPKTKDLIEAYGDGELDLGSSLEIERHLAGCEACAAVLERHRALRSALAGASLHYDVPPRLAARVRSAVRKEAKGRATGWLPSWRWAAVAASVAPLAILTWALVALSKTPSPGDLLNQEIVSAHLRSLMGNHLMDFPSSDQHTVKPAFAGRIDFSPDVRGLSGVGFTLIGGRLDYLDGRPVAALVYGRRKHVINLFIWPSAGGEGARGVETSLRGYNLLRWSRAGMLYSAVSDLNAPELRELRKAFEE; encoded by the coding sequence GTGGCCTGCCCGAAGACGAAAGACCTCATCGAGGCGTACGGGGACGGCGAGCTCGATCTCGGATCGAGCCTCGAGATCGAGCGGCACCTCGCCGGCTGCGAGGCGTGCGCGGCGGTGCTCGAGAGACACCGGGCCCTGCGATCCGCCCTCGCCGGCGCCTCCCTCCACTACGACGTCCCCCCACGCCTCGCCGCGCGCGTCCGGTCGGCGGTGCGGAAGGAGGCGAAGGGACGCGCCACGGGGTGGCTTCCTTCCTGGCGGTGGGCCGCTGTCGCGGCTTCCGTCGCGCCGCTGGCGATCCTGACCTGGGCCCTGGTGGCGCTCTCGAAAACCCCCTCGCCGGGAGATCTCCTGAACCAGGAGATCGTCTCGGCCCACCTCCGATCACTGATGGGGAACCACCTGATGGATTTCCCCTCCTCCGATCAGCACACCGTCAAGCCGGCCTTCGCCGGTCGGATCGACTTCTCGCCGGATGTCCGGGGTCTTTCGGGAGTGGGGTTCACGCTGATCGGCGGGAGGCTGGATTACCTGGACGGCAGGCCTGTGGCGGCCCTCGTCTACGGGCGGCGCAAGCACGTCATCAATCTTTTCATCTGGCCGTCGGCCGGCGGGGAAGGGGCGAGGGGTGTGGAGACGAGCCTCCGCGGCTACAACCTGCTGCGCTGGAGCCGCGCGGGGATGCTCTACTCGGCCGTCTCCGACCTCAACGCACCCGAGCTGCGGGAGCTGCGGAAGGCGTTCGAGGAGTAG